From a single Mus musculus strain C57BL/6J chromosome 12, GRCm38.p6 C57BL/6J genomic region:
- the Asxl2 gene encoding putative Polycomb group protein ASXL2 isoform X3 — MREKGRRKKGRTWAEAAKTVLEKYPNTPMSHKEILQVIQREGLKEISSGTSPLACLNAMLHTNSRGEEGIFYKVPGRMGVYTLKKDVPDGVKELSEGSEESSDGQSDSQSSENSSSSDGGSNKEGRKSRWKRKVSSRLSHPPSPPSGCPSPTIPASKVISPSQKHSKKALKQALKQQQQKKKQQQCRPSMSISNQHLSLKTVKAASDSVPAKPGQMKRTKCADIDVETPDSILVNTNLRALINKHTFSVLPGDCQQRLLLLLPEVDRQVGPDGLMKLNGSALNNEFFTSAAQGWKERLSEGEFTPEMQVRIRQEIEKEKKVELWKEQFFENYYGQSSGLSLEDSQKLTASSSDPKAKKTPAEQPKSILPSEASPVRIVPVVPQSECKEEAVQIPSPSQKEENQDEARPDSKSPEPVLASASNTNELITMKPIKSPKDEGLLEQKPVACAEQESEKENHVTTTSRNNKSENQEALAISPSKSKNAGLQKPIIKPVAEASPLNPDMKMPPATVTDQIQESLKRKSSLTDEEATSSWEKRPRITENRQHQQPFQVSPQPFLNRGDRVQVRKVPPLKIPVSRISPMLFSTSQVSPRARFPISITSPYRTGARTLADIKAKAQLVKAQKAAAAAAAAAAAAASVGGTIPGPGPGGGQSPREGGERKIAGGGSAGSDPVSTNGKGPTLELAGTGSRGGTRELLPCGPQPETNMPGQAQPPGISGAQLQQTSSVPTGLASSGACTSVPLPAHIEISNSEKPNLHKATATAASPCHLQDPRSCRLEKALSPTGPPLISGASTVYFVADGTVEPKAGSNKNAPKPSALAKTTAPAPLDMTSSPVTTASLEKLPVPQISGTATSTGSAPSSSTLPAASSLKTPGTSANMNGPISRTSSSIPANNPLVTQLLQGKDVPLEQILPKPLTKIEMKTVPLTTKEEKGIGIFPGISVMESSSREEVNGRQAHLAIPQLGKPLQSKQLSQVPRPVFTAKDRKDPCIDTHQYREGLSKTTQDQLFQTLIQRAQRQSVLSFVPPSQFNFAHSGFHLEDISTSQKFMLGFAGRRTSKPAMAGHYLLNISTYGRGTENIKRTHSVNPDDRFCLSSPTEALRMGHADYKNTTGEISSKEDESDEDRVGDEQEPISVKEEPWASQSSGRHPHHGEASSTNDCLASKNGKTEAPVSEQTTLGQENYIFSRGQASDEKSLPRDFIPAAHKQMTHAVRGKTVCSSPELFNSTALSLPADSPTHQPLLLPPLQTPKLYGSPTQIGPSYRGMINVSTSSDMDHNSAIPGSQVSSNVGDVMSFSVTVTTIPASQAMNPSSHGQTIPVQTFPDDNSIEDTPSKCYCRLKAMIMCKGCGAFCHDDCIGPSKLCVSCLVVR; from the exons TATCATCTAGACTGTCACATCCACCCTCTCCCCCGTCAGGCTGCCCATCACCCACCATTCCAGCAAGTAAAGTCATTTCTCCATCACAGAAGCACAGCAAAAAGGCATTAAAACAG GCCTTGAAGCAGCAACaacagaagaagaagcagcagcaatgCAGACCAAGCATGTCCATCTCCAATCAACACCTCTCTCTCAAGACTGTCAAAGCAGCCAGTGACTCTGTACCTGCCAAACCTG GACAGATGAAAAGGACTAAATGTGCTGACATTGATGTTGAGACTCCTGATTCCATTCTGGTTAATACTAATCTTCGAGCACTGATCAACAAGCACACCTTTTCAGTTCTTCCTGGAGACTGCCAGCAGCGCCTGCTTTTGTTGCTTCCAGAGGTGGATCGACAG GTTGGTCCAGATGGCCTGATGAAGTTGAATGGCTCAGCCCTTAACAATGAGTTCTTCACTTCTGCAGCCCAGGGCTGGAAGGAAAGGCTCTCAGAAG GTGAATTTACTCCTGAAATGCAGGTGAGAATTCGACAAGAGattgagaaggagaagaaagtagAGCTGTGGAAGGAACAATTCTTTGAAAATTACTATGGTCAGAG TTCTGGCCTAAGCCTTGAAGATTCACAGAAACTGACAGCTTCCTCAAGTGATCCCAAAGCAAAGAAAACCCCAGCTGAGCAACCAAAATCCATACTTCCTTCAGAGGCCTCTCCTGTCagaattgtcccagtagttcctcaGTCCGAGTGTAAAGAAGAAGCAGTGCAGATACCATCACCAtcccaaaaggaagaaaatcaagACGAGGCGAGGCCAGACTCCAAATCCCCAGAACCTGTTCTTGCATCAGCTAGCAATACAAATGAGCTTATCACCATGAAACCCATCAAGAGCCCTAAGGATGAGGGTCTCTTAGAGCAGAAGCCTGTTGCCTGTGCTGAACAAGAATCTGAGAAAGAAAATCATGTAACCACAACTTCTCGTAATAACAAAAGTGAGAACCAAGAAGCGTTAGCTATATCCCCAAGCAAATCTAAAAATGCTGGGTTACAAAAACCCATAATAAAGCCTGTTGCAGAAGCCAGTCCACTGAACCCTGATATGAAGATGCCACCAGCAACTGTTACTGATCAGATCCAAGAAAGTCTCAAGAGGAAATCTTCTCTTACTGATGAAGAGGCCACCAGTAGCTGGGAGAAAAGACCACGTATCACTGAGAATCGCCAGCACCAGCAGCCATTTCAGGTCTCCCCACAGCCTTTTCTTAATAGAGGGGACAGGGTCCAAGTGCGAAAAGTCCCACCTCTCAAG ATCCCTGTCTCCAGAATCTCCCCGATGCTGTTTTCTACATCACAGGTCTCTCCCAGGGCTCGTTTTCCAATCTCCATCACTAGTCCTTACAGAACAGGAGCCAGAACTCTGGCAGACATCAAAGCAAAAGCCCAGTTGGTCAAAGCACAAAAGGCAGCAGCCGCagcagctgctgcagctgctgcagccGCCTCAGTTGGAGGGACCATTCCGGGACCTGGCCCTGGGGGTGGACAAAGTCCAAGAGAGGGTGGTGAAAGGAAAATTGCTGGAGGAGGAAGTGCAGGCTCAGACCCAGTCAGTACAAATGGAAAAGGTCCCACACTGGAACTGGCCGGAACTGGAAGCAGGGGAGGTACGAGAGAACTTTTACCCTGTGGTCCTCAACCTGAGACCAATATGCCAGGCCAAGCACAGCCTCCTGGTATCTCTGGAGCACAACTACAGCAAACCTCCTCAGTGCCTACGGGACTTGCCAGCAGTGGAGCATGCACAAGTGTCCCATTACCAGCCCACATAGAAATATCAAACAGTGAAAAACCAAACCTCCACAAGGCAACAGCCACAGCAGCCTCTCCTTGCCACTTGCAAGACCCTAGGAGTTGCAGACTTGAAAAAGCTCTGTCTCCAACAGGGCCTCCTCTGATCTCAGGAGCCTCAACTGTTTATTTTGTAGCTGATGGCACAGTTGAGCCCAAAGCAGGTTCTAATAAGAATGCACCAAAGCCTTCAGCCTTAGCAAAGACAACTGCTCCTGCTCCACTAGATATGACTTCCTCTCCTGTGACAACAGCCAGTTTAGAAAAACTCCCTGTACCCCAGATCAGTGGAACTGCAACATCTACTGGATCAGCTCCATCCTCAAGCACTTTGCCAGCAGCTTCTAGCCTTAAAACCCCAGGAACTTCTGCAAATATGAATGGACCCATTTCAAGAACAAGTTCTAGTATCCCTGCTAATAATCCTTTAGTTACTCAGCTGCTCCAGGGCAAAGATGTTCCCTTGGAGCAAATTCTGCCTAAGCCTCTCACcaaaattgaaatgaaaacaGTTCCACTGACTACAAAAGAGGAAAAAGGCATAGGGATATTCCCTGGTATCAGTGTAATGGAAAGTAGCAGCAGAGAGGAAGTTAATGGCAGGCAGGCCCATCTGGCTATCCCGCAGTTGGGGAAACCCTTGCAAAGTAAACAGCTTTCCCAGGTTCCAAGGCCAGTTTTCACTGCTAAGGACCGGAAGGACCCCTGCATTGACACTCACCAGTACCGAGAAGGTCTAAGTAAAACAACGCAAGATCAGCTCTTTCAGACTCTTATCCAGAGGGCTCAGAGACAGAGTGTTCTTTCATTTGTACCGCCCTCTCAGTTCAACTTTGCTCACTCAGGTTTCCACTTGGAAGACATCTCCACAAGTCAGAAGTTCATGCTGGGTTTTGCTGGCAGAAGGACATCCAAGCCTGCAATGGCAGGTCACTATTTACTTAATATTTCCACCTATGGCAGGGGTACAGAGAACATTAAAAGGACCCATTCTGTAAATCCTGATGATCGATTTTGTCTAAGTAGCCCCACTGAGGCGTTGAGAATGGGGCATGCAGATTATAAAAACACAACTGGAGAAATCAGCAGCAAAGAAGATGAAAGTGATGAAGATCGCGTAGGTGATGAACAGGAGCCTATTTCAGTGAAGGAGGAGCCATGGGCTTCCCAGAGTTCTGGCAGGCATCCGCACCATGGGGAAGCTTCATCTACCAATGATTGTTTAGCTAGCAAGAATGGTAAGACTGAGGCACCAGTGAGTGAGCAAACCACTTTAGGCCAGGAGAATTACATATTCTCTAGAGGCCAAGCATCTGATGAAAAGAGCCTGCCTAGAGATTTTATTCCGGCAGCACATAAACAGATGACTCATGCTGTGAGAGGTAAGACAGTGTGTAGCAGCCCTGAGCTTTTCAATTCTACTGCTCTTTCTCTTCCCGCAGACAGTCCCACACATCAGCCTCTACTCCTTCCACCACTGCAAACCCCCAAATTGTATGGAAGCCCCACACAGATAGGGCCAAGCTATAGAGGCATGATCAATGTCTCCACCTCATCAGACATGGACCATAACTCTGCTATACCAGGCAGCCAGGTATCTAGCAATGTAGGGGACGTCATGTCGTTTTCAGTGACTGTCACTACCATCCCTGCCAGTCAAGCAATGAATCCCAGCAGCCATGGCCAGACAATTCCTGTTCAGACTTTTCCTGATGACAATAGTATCGAGGACACACCATCAAAATGTTACTGCCGGTTGAAAGCCATGATCATGTGCAAAGGATGTGgagctttctgccatgatgattgCATTGGCCCCTCCAAACTCTGTGTCTCCTGCCTTGTTGTTCGGTAA
- the Asxl2 gene encoding putative Polycomb group protein ASXL2 isoform X1: MREKGRRKKGRTWAEAAKTVLEKYPNTPMSHKEILQVIQREGLKEISSGTSPLACLNAMLHTNSRGEEGIFYKVPGRMGVYTLKKDVPDGVKELSEGSEESSDGQSDSQSSENSSSSDGGSNKEGRKSRWKRKVSSRLSHPPSPPSGCPSPTIPASKVISPSQKHSKKALKQALKQQQQKKKQQQCRPSMSISNQHLSLKTVKAASDSVPAKPALWEGKQSDGQSSSPQNSNSSFSSSVKVESSLLGLGKKSFQRSDRLHTRQMKRTKCADIDVETPDSILVNTNLRALINKHTFSVLPGDCQQRLLLLLPEVDRQVGPDGLMKLNGSALNNEFFTSAAQGWKERLSEGEFTPEMQVRIRQEIEKEKKVELWKEQFFENYYGQSSGLSLEDSQKLTASSSDPKAKKTPAEQPKSILPSEASPVRIVPVVPQSECKEEAVQIPSPSQKEENQDEARPDSKSPEPVLASASNTNELITMKPIKSPKDEGLLEQKPVACAEQESEKENHVTTTSRNNKSENQEALAISPSKSKNAGLQKPIIKPVAEASPLNPDMKMPPATVTDQIQESLKRKSSLTDEEATSSWEKRPRITENRQHQQPFQVSPQPFLNRGDRVQVRKVPPLKIPVSRISPMLFSTSQVSPRARFPISITSPYRTGARTLADIKAKAQLVKAQKAAAAAAAAAAAAASVGGTIPGPGPGGGQSPREGGERKIAGGGSAGSDPVSTNGKGPTLELAGTGSRGGTRELLPCGPQPETNMPGQAQPPGISGAQLQQTSSVPTGLASSGACTSVPLPAHIEISNSEKPNLHKATATAASPCHLQDPRSCRLEKALSPTGPPLISGASTVYFVADGTVEPKAGSNKNAPKPSALAKTTAPAPLDMTSSPVTTASLEKLPVPQISGTATSTGSAPSSSTLPAASSLKTPGTSANMNGPISRTSSSIPANNPLVTQLLQGKDVPLEQILPKPLTKIEMKTVPLTTKEEKGIGIFPGISVMESSSREEVNGRQAHLAIPQLGKPLQSKQLSQVPRPVFTAKDRKDPCIDTHQYREGLSKTTQDQLFQTLIQRAQRQSVLSFVPPSQFNFAHSGFHLEDISTSQKFMLGFAGRRTSKPAMAGHYLLNISTYGRGTENIKRTHSVNPDDRFCLSSPTEALRMGHADYKNTTGEISSKEDESDEDRVGDEQEPISVKEEPWASQSSGRHPHHGEASSTNDCLASKNGKTEAPVSEQTTLGQENYIFSRGQASDEKSLPRDFIPAAHKQMTHAVRGKTVCSSPELFNSTALSLPADSPTHQPLLLPPLQTPKLYGSPTQIGPSYRGMINVSTSSDMDHNSAIPGSQVSSNVGDVMSFSVTVTTIPASQAMNPSSHGQTIPVQTFPDDNSIEDTPSKCYCRLKAMIMCKGCGAFCHDDCIGPSKLCVSCLVVR, encoded by the exons TATCATCTAGACTGTCACATCCACCCTCTCCCCCGTCAGGCTGCCCATCACCCACCATTCCAGCAAGTAAAGTCATTTCTCCATCACAGAAGCACAGCAAAAAGGCATTAAAACAG GCCTTGAAGCAGCAACaacagaagaagaagcagcagcaatgCAGACCAAGCATGTCCATCTCCAATCAACACCTCTCTCTCAAGACTGTCAAAGCAGCCAGTGACTCTGTACCTGCCAAACCTG CCCTATGGGAAGGAAAGCAATCTGATGGACAGTCAAGCAGTCCCCAGAACTCAAATTccagcttttcttcctcagtgaaAGTGGAAAGTTCTCTGCTAGGCTTGGGGAAGAAGTCTTTCCAGAGGTCTGACAGACTCCACACAA GACAGATGAAAAGGACTAAATGTGCTGACATTGATGTTGAGACTCCTGATTCCATTCTGGTTAATACTAATCTTCGAGCACTGATCAACAAGCACACCTTTTCAGTTCTTCCTGGAGACTGCCAGCAGCGCCTGCTTTTGTTGCTTCCAGAGGTGGATCGACAG GTTGGTCCAGATGGCCTGATGAAGTTGAATGGCTCAGCCCTTAACAATGAGTTCTTCACTTCTGCAGCCCAGGGCTGGAAGGAAAGGCTCTCAGAAG GTGAATTTACTCCTGAAATGCAGGTGAGAATTCGACAAGAGattgagaaggagaagaaagtagAGCTGTGGAAGGAACAATTCTTTGAAAATTACTATGGTCAGAG TTCTGGCCTAAGCCTTGAAGATTCACAGAAACTGACAGCTTCCTCAAGTGATCCCAAAGCAAAGAAAACCCCAGCTGAGCAACCAAAATCCATACTTCCTTCAGAGGCCTCTCCTGTCagaattgtcccagtagttcctcaGTCCGAGTGTAAAGAAGAAGCAGTGCAGATACCATCACCAtcccaaaaggaagaaaatcaagACGAGGCGAGGCCAGACTCCAAATCCCCAGAACCTGTTCTTGCATCAGCTAGCAATACAAATGAGCTTATCACCATGAAACCCATCAAGAGCCCTAAGGATGAGGGTCTCTTAGAGCAGAAGCCTGTTGCCTGTGCTGAACAAGAATCTGAGAAAGAAAATCATGTAACCACAACTTCTCGTAATAACAAAAGTGAGAACCAAGAAGCGTTAGCTATATCCCCAAGCAAATCTAAAAATGCTGGGTTACAAAAACCCATAATAAAGCCTGTTGCAGAAGCCAGTCCACTGAACCCTGATATGAAGATGCCACCAGCAACTGTTACTGATCAGATCCAAGAAAGTCTCAAGAGGAAATCTTCTCTTACTGATGAAGAGGCCACCAGTAGCTGGGAGAAAAGACCACGTATCACTGAGAATCGCCAGCACCAGCAGCCATTTCAGGTCTCCCCACAGCCTTTTCTTAATAGAGGGGACAGGGTCCAAGTGCGAAAAGTCCCACCTCTCAAG ATCCCTGTCTCCAGAATCTCCCCGATGCTGTTTTCTACATCACAGGTCTCTCCCAGGGCTCGTTTTCCAATCTCCATCACTAGTCCTTACAGAACAGGAGCCAGAACTCTGGCAGACATCAAAGCAAAAGCCCAGTTGGTCAAAGCACAAAAGGCAGCAGCCGCagcagctgctgcagctgctgcagccGCCTCAGTTGGAGGGACCATTCCGGGACCTGGCCCTGGGGGTGGACAAAGTCCAAGAGAGGGTGGTGAAAGGAAAATTGCTGGAGGAGGAAGTGCAGGCTCAGACCCAGTCAGTACAAATGGAAAAGGTCCCACACTGGAACTGGCCGGAACTGGAAGCAGGGGAGGTACGAGAGAACTTTTACCCTGTGGTCCTCAACCTGAGACCAATATGCCAGGCCAAGCACAGCCTCCTGGTATCTCTGGAGCACAACTACAGCAAACCTCCTCAGTGCCTACGGGACTTGCCAGCAGTGGAGCATGCACAAGTGTCCCATTACCAGCCCACATAGAAATATCAAACAGTGAAAAACCAAACCTCCACAAGGCAACAGCCACAGCAGCCTCTCCTTGCCACTTGCAAGACCCTAGGAGTTGCAGACTTGAAAAAGCTCTGTCTCCAACAGGGCCTCCTCTGATCTCAGGAGCCTCAACTGTTTATTTTGTAGCTGATGGCACAGTTGAGCCCAAAGCAGGTTCTAATAAGAATGCACCAAAGCCTTCAGCCTTAGCAAAGACAACTGCTCCTGCTCCACTAGATATGACTTCCTCTCCTGTGACAACAGCCAGTTTAGAAAAACTCCCTGTACCCCAGATCAGTGGAACTGCAACATCTACTGGATCAGCTCCATCCTCAAGCACTTTGCCAGCAGCTTCTAGCCTTAAAACCCCAGGAACTTCTGCAAATATGAATGGACCCATTTCAAGAACAAGTTCTAGTATCCCTGCTAATAATCCTTTAGTTACTCAGCTGCTCCAGGGCAAAGATGTTCCCTTGGAGCAAATTCTGCCTAAGCCTCTCACcaaaattgaaatgaaaacaGTTCCACTGACTACAAAAGAGGAAAAAGGCATAGGGATATTCCCTGGTATCAGTGTAATGGAAAGTAGCAGCAGAGAGGAAGTTAATGGCAGGCAGGCCCATCTGGCTATCCCGCAGTTGGGGAAACCCTTGCAAAGTAAACAGCTTTCCCAGGTTCCAAGGCCAGTTTTCACTGCTAAGGACCGGAAGGACCCCTGCATTGACACTCACCAGTACCGAGAAGGTCTAAGTAAAACAACGCAAGATCAGCTCTTTCAGACTCTTATCCAGAGGGCTCAGAGACAGAGTGTTCTTTCATTTGTACCGCCCTCTCAGTTCAACTTTGCTCACTCAGGTTTCCACTTGGAAGACATCTCCACAAGTCAGAAGTTCATGCTGGGTTTTGCTGGCAGAAGGACATCCAAGCCTGCAATGGCAGGTCACTATTTACTTAATATTTCCACCTATGGCAGGGGTACAGAGAACATTAAAAGGACCCATTCTGTAAATCCTGATGATCGATTTTGTCTAAGTAGCCCCACTGAGGCGTTGAGAATGGGGCATGCAGATTATAAAAACACAACTGGAGAAATCAGCAGCAAAGAAGATGAAAGTGATGAAGATCGCGTAGGTGATGAACAGGAGCCTATTTCAGTGAAGGAGGAGCCATGGGCTTCCCAGAGTTCTGGCAGGCATCCGCACCATGGGGAAGCTTCATCTACCAATGATTGTTTAGCTAGCAAGAATGGTAAGACTGAGGCACCAGTGAGTGAGCAAACCACTTTAGGCCAGGAGAATTACATATTCTCTAGAGGCCAAGCATCTGATGAAAAGAGCCTGCCTAGAGATTTTATTCCGGCAGCACATAAACAGATGACTCATGCTGTGAGAGGTAAGACAGTGTGTAGCAGCCCTGAGCTTTTCAATTCTACTGCTCTTTCTCTTCCCGCAGACAGTCCCACACATCAGCCTCTACTCCTTCCACCACTGCAAACCCCCAAATTGTATGGAAGCCCCACACAGATAGGGCCAAGCTATAGAGGCATGATCAATGTCTCCACCTCATCAGACATGGACCATAACTCTGCTATACCAGGCAGCCAGGTATCTAGCAATGTAGGGGACGTCATGTCGTTTTCAGTGACTGTCACTACCATCCCTGCCAGTCAAGCAATGAATCCCAGCAGCCATGGCCAGACAATTCCTGTTCAGACTTTTCCTGATGACAATAGTATCGAGGACACACCATCAAAATGTTACTGCCGGTTGAAAGCCATGATCATGTGCAAAGGATGTGgagctttctgccatgatgattgCATTGGCCCCTCCAAACTCTGTGTCTCCTGCCTTGTTGTTCGGTAA